A single window of Candidatus Rhabdochlamydia oedothoracis DNA harbors:
- the lspA gene encoding signal peptidase II codes for MAFKMSWKLSLLAISIFLFDALLKMYVHYFVTPMNFCYFPYGGIGVFHALGIEFVITHVINKGAMWGLFANCQFLLVSIRIFIIAALGYYLYVKQISNYRTVCLMLILAGAVGNVFDCIIYGHVIDMFCFIFWGYVYPVFNIADAAIFCGILMMLLETTCFKTVASSLK; via the coding sequence ATGGCTTTTAAGATGAGTTGGAAGTTAAGTCTTTTAGCAATATCTATTTTTCTATTCGATGCGCTTTTAAAAATGTATGTGCATTACTTTGTGACACCCATGAACTTCTGTTATTTTCCTTATGGAGGAATAGGGGTTTTTCATGCACTGGGTATAGAATTTGTAATTACACATGTAATCAATAAAGGCGCTATGTGGGGGCTTTTTGCTAACTGCCAGTTTTTATTAGTCTCTATTCGGATTTTTATTATCGCAGCCCTTGGATATTATTTGTATGTAAAGCAGATAAGTAATTACCGTACAGTCTGTTTGATGCTGATCTTAGCAGGAGCTGTGGGAAATGTTTTCGACTGTATTATTTACGGTCATGTTATCGATATGTTTTGCTTTATTTTTTGGGGATATGTCTATCCTGTTTTCAATATCGCAGACGCTGCTATTTTTTGTGGAATTTTAATGATGCTATTAGAGACTACCTGCTTTAAAACGGTTGCGAGCTCTTTAAAATGA
- a CDS encoding collagenase, producing MNSTNLLLNISTMHGMNFLHANSNNNQSMVFLDQNQTIEKVDEVVKMRNFTASKHSFRTKRSLSTVPPSRFEKLMKLVNINDHPAGTHNDPQDNSPKSLEGLGENEFYPGVLTDAKKTIDQILLKPELLHQSEGKKEREDSTKAQWEDLTKALKVIYEYQCSTHFDSKNMEIMKGTLEKVGNFFSRTPITTEMRFLCFKNWVGVSSFNLKNLIGFNDLSQAKIYLIKLKEILSSSNEEIQNIVYKYANALFKYQFIEKCLDDGCIVKQDLFAVIEKTFNLCKESKEKSEYYFIRNALMSFEDILHATKDTAFKDEIVDKLKQGFDSLFKGLTSKEERIVKQLSYLIIKSIREKNLVSLFPFCKKTTVKDIYPYQKEISIKPIKVNVTSAVDWNHDLMKQIHGKLQDTYSHFIKEFGSVLDINSQEIKCNLYVASSNRLYEIFNYVLLEKSTGNGGVTECSYVGPLCIPTAAIYVKNNELWNLEHEFNHILLHLHAGLKVNHPMDKFGKYGRLDWLNEGLSYVLIPKNFLAESVKRTLIEKGLVRIKDIIEATRQNYQISYSFVEYLLTKQKPTLNKILIYTKNEKEDLLKKELEKLNSLERDYHTYLMTRWTLPENTRKSTTVELQMLATVNIQSISLDPLLNQTTKYLEEKWTPEKGREAVRKITYGSVITFGLASACLAYMSKQKGGKGKGGCNRLKAIRDRKGNQFMEKPPEIRLRNNRRNEFFRNDSKSLQRKGNT from the coding sequence ATGAATTCTACAAATCTTCTTTTAAATATAAGTACAATGCATGGAATGAATTTTCTTCATGCAAACAGTAATAACAATCAGTCGATGGTTTTCCTTGATCAAAATCAAACAATAGAAAAAGTAGATGAAGTAGTTAAAATGAGAAATTTTACAGCTTCAAAGCACAGCTTTCGTACAAAGCGTTCTCTTTCAACAGTTCCTCCTAGTAGATTTGAGAAATTGATGAAGCTTGTCAATATAAATGATCACCCAGCCGGTACTCATAACGATCCTCAAGATAATAGCCCCAAATCTCTTGAAGGGTTAGGAGAAAATGAATTCTACCCAGGGGTTTTAACCGATGCTAAAAAGACAATCGATCAAATTCTGCTAAAGCCAGAATTGCTCCACCAGAGCGAAGGGAAAAAAGAAAGGGAAGATTCGACCAAAGCGCAATGGGAAGATTTGACCAAAGCGCTCAAAGTTATTTATGAATATCAGTGCAGTACACATTTTGATTCTAAAAATATGGAAATAATGAAAGGTACTTTAGAAAAGGTTGGTAATTTTTTCTCAAGAACTCCCATTACAACTGAAATGCGGTTTTTATGTTTTAAAAATTGGGTTGGCGTATCCTCCTTCAATTTAAAAAATCTTATTGGTTTTAACGATCTTAGCCAAGCTAAAATTTACCTAATCAAATTAAAGGAAATCCTGTCGAGTTCTAACGAAGAGATACAAAATATTGTGTACAAATATGCTAATGCGTTATTTAAATATCAATTTATTGAAAAATGTTTAGATGACGGGTGTATAGTCAAACAGGACTTGTTTGCGGTAATAGAAAAAACTTTTAACTTATGTAAAGAATCAAAAGAAAAAAGCGAATATTATTTTATCAGAAACGCTTTGATGTCTTTTGAAGACATACTACACGCCACTAAAGACACCGCATTCAAAGATGAGATTGTTGATAAACTAAAACAAGGTTTTGACAGCCTTTTTAAAGGATTAACGTCCAAAGAGGAAAGAATTGTAAAACAATTATCTTATTTAATAATCAAATCGATTAGAGAAAAAAATCTTGTGTCTTTATTTCCATTTTGCAAAAAAACCACCGTTAAAGATATATATCCCTATCAAAAAGAGATCTCTATAAAACCTATAAAGGTTAATGTCACCTCTGCTGTAGATTGGAACCATGATCTAATGAAACAGATTCACGGCAAGCTCCAAGATACTTACTCTCATTTTATAAAAGAGTTTGGATCCGTATTAGATATCAATTCTCAAGAGATTAAATGCAATTTATATGTTGCAAGTAGTAATCGTTTATATGAGATTTTTAATTATGTTTTGCTTGAAAAATCTACAGGAAACGGAGGTGTAACCGAATGTTCTTACGTGGGGCCCTTATGCATTCCAACCGCTGCTATCTATGTAAAAAACAATGAACTTTGGAATTTAGAGCATGAATTTAACCATATCTTGCTTCATTTGCATGCTGGTCTTAAAGTGAATCATCCAATGGATAAATTTGGAAAATATGGGAGACTTGACTGGTTGAATGAAGGTCTTTCGTATGTATTAATTCCCAAGAATTTTTTGGCGGAAAGTGTTAAAAGAACCCTAATAGAGAAGGGACTCGTTCGTATAAAAGATATTATAGAAGCAACTAGACAAAACTATCAGATCTCTTATTCTTTTGTAGAGTATCTTTTAACTAAACAAAAACCAACTCTTAATAAAATATTGATTTATACAAAAAATGAAAAGGAAGACCTGCTGAAAAAAGAGCTTGAAAAGCTTAATTCTTTGGAGCGTGATTATCACACTTATCTAATGACCCGTTGGACCCTTCCAGAAAATACACGTAAATCAACAACAGTAGAACTACAGATGCTGGCAACTGTCAATATACAATCGATAAGTTTGGATCCTTTATTAAATCAGACTACAAAATATCTAGAGGAAAAATGGACTCCGGAGAAAGGAAGAGAAGCGGTTAGAAAAATTACATATGGATCTGTAATAACGTTTGGATTAGCATCCGCATGTTTAGCCTATATGTCTAAGCAGAAAGGTGGAAAGGGAAAAGGTGGTTGCAATCGTTTGAAAGCGATAAGAGATCGAAAAGGTAATCAGTTTATGGAAAAACCTCCGGAAATAAGACTTCGAAATAACAGGAGAAATGAATTTTTCCGTAATGACTCAAAGTCTTTACAAAGAAAAGGCAATACTTAA
- a CDS encoding transposase codes for MSKQGLNEEQFKILEPQMEKWVNRNHYGRKLAPWRPVVNTIFWVLRTGAPWKDAPRNKEFSHPSTAHAWLGRMQSAGFLDQFLEELLKLAEQLECIDVQRLSVDGFFFQRTRRRRAS; via the coding sequence ATGAGCAAGCAAGGATTAAATGAAGAACAGTTTAAAATACTCGAACCTCAAATGGAAAAATGGGTAAATCGTAACCATTATGGAAGAAAATTAGCGCCATGGAGACCTGTAGTGAATACTATTTTCTGGGTGCTTCGGACAGGAGCTCCTTGGAAAGATGCACCTAGAAACAAGGAGTTTTCTCATCCCTCAACAGCACACGCATGGCTTGGAAGAATGCAATCTGCTGGATTTTTAGATCAATTTTTAGAAGAGCTGCTTAAGCTTGCCGAACAACTGGAGTGTATTGATGTCCAGAGACTCTCTGTAGATGGTTTTTTTTTCCAGCGGACGCGGAGGAGGAGAGCAAGTTGA
- a CDS encoding transposase, translating to MVFFSSGRGGGEQVDYGYKGKGVTSHLLVEKSGKPLAITFTSASGDEKKQVIPLLRKVIPFIKKAWNQGKVPILEADKGYDSEQTRIDVLSHEVFPLIARKRNTKGYKIKGIC from the coding sequence ATGGTTTTTTTTTCCAGCGGACGCGGAGGAGGAGAGCAAGTTGATTATGGCTACAAAGGTAAAGGCGTGACATCGCATTTACTGGTAGAAAAATCAGGAAAGCCTCTTGCAATCACTTTTACATCAGCATCCGGGGATGAGAAAAAACAAGTGATCCCTCTGCTTAGGAAAGTCATTCCCTTCATTAAAAAAGCATGGAATCAGGGAAAAGTACCCATACTTGAAGCAGATAAAGGTTATGACTCAGAGCAAACACGTATCGATGTTCTTTCCCATGAGGTTTTTCCTCTGATAGCTCGGAAAAGAAACACCAAGGGATATAAGATAAAAGGCATTTGCTAA
- a CDS encoding IS630 family transposase, whose protein sequence is MEYEKYDSENKTGSSPRGGSKSKLSQDQTESLLKHLQEKTYLKVKGIIAYVHEQYGIKYSRSGMTDWLIQHGFVYKRPKKIPGKLAPEKQRIFIEQYRALKETLNPDEEIYFIDAVHPEHQSQAVCGWIKKGVQKTLQTSGKQLRLHFAGALCLTGMKIVTEEYKTVDADAMLDFFKKLEKQTEARIIHVILDNARSNKNKKLEEFLMSSRIKVHYLPPYSPNLNPIERLWKILKEKKVYNRYYETSVTFFQAIRGFFLEEIPKITDILKCRINDKFQVVDLNPIKLAV, encoded by the coding sequence ATTGAGTATGAAAAATATGATTCCGAAAATAAAACTGGAAGTAGCCCTCGAGGCGGTAGCAAATCAAAACTTTCACAAGACCAAACAGAGTCTCTACTAAAACACCTACAGGAAAAGACCTATCTTAAAGTCAAAGGGATCATAGCTTATGTGCATGAGCAATATGGGATAAAATATTCCCGAAGTGGCATGACAGATTGGCTCATACAGCACGGATTTGTTTATAAACGTCCTAAAAAGATTCCTGGGAAATTAGCTCCTGAAAAACAACGAATTTTCATAGAACAATATAGGGCTTTAAAGGAGACATTAAACCCTGATGAAGAGATCTATTTCATAGATGCTGTGCATCCTGAACATCAGTCCCAAGCCGTATGTGGATGGATCAAAAAAGGCGTTCAAAAGACTTTGCAGACATCCGGGAAACAATTGCGATTGCATTTTGCTGGAGCTCTTTGCCTGACAGGAATGAAGATTGTTACAGAGGAATATAAGACAGTTGATGCCGATGCAATGCTCGATTTTTTCAAGAAGCTAGAAAAACAGACAGAGGCTCGAATTATTCATGTAATTTTGGATAATGCAAGATCAAACAAAAATAAGAAACTAGAAGAGTTTCTGATGTCTTCTAGGATTAAAGTGCACTATCTCCCTCCTTATTCGCCGAATTTGAATCCTATTGAACGCTTGTGGAAGATCTTAAAGGAAAAGAAGGTATACAATCGATATTACGAAACGTCGGTGACTTTTTTTCAGGCAATTAGAGGATTCTTCTTAGAAGAGATACCGAAAATAACAGATATTTTGAAATGTAGGATAAACGACAAGTTTCAAGTCGTTGACTTAAATCCCATTAAGCTAGCCGTTTGA
- the nrdR gene encoding transcriptional regulator NrdR has protein sequence MHCPFCACEELKVTDSRNVAESNAVRRRRECLYCLRRFTTFETVDLTIQVKKRDGRYEDFCQDKLIKGLDAACRHTRISHDQLRTLAYKITSDLMERQIREVTTAELGGSVMQHLQELDSIAYIRFACVYRRFKDVNELIDAIEDVSPKDTIHSTET, from the coding sequence ATGCATTGTCCATTTTGTGCTTGTGAAGAATTAAAAGTTACTGATTCTCGAAATGTAGCGGAGAGCAATGCTGTTCGTAGAAGAAGAGAATGTTTGTACTGTTTACGACGTTTTACCACTTTTGAAACAGTAGACTTAACAATTCAAGTGAAAAAAAGAGATGGGCGATATGAAGATTTTTGCCAGGATAAGCTTATTAAAGGTTTAGATGCAGCTTGTCGCCATACGCGCATCAGTCATGATCAGTTAAGAACTTTGGCTTACAAAATTACCTCTGATTTAATGGAGCGTCAAATTAGAGAGGTCACTACTGCAGAATTAGGGGGGAGTGTAATGCAACATTTACAAGAACTAGATAGCATTGCCTACATTCGATTTGCTTGTGTTTATCGGCGATTTAAAGATGTCAATGAATTAATCGATGCCATTGAGGATGTTAGCCCCAAAGATACGATTCACTCAACAGAAACATAA
- a CDS encoding TraR/DksA family transcriptional regulator, with amino-acid sequence MVLTKEQITKFKNRLEELKAQMTHLIRDTIEDVRATDEIKGYSQHQADEGTDDFNRTINLQLSGNEREILQKIEIALDKIDQGTYGTCDLTGEEIPLKRLEAIPYANTTVKAQEMLEKGLL; translated from the coding sequence ATGGTATTAACTAAGGAACAAATTACTAAATTTAAAAATCGTCTAGAGGAGTTAAAAGCTCAAATGACGCATCTGATTCGTGATACGATAGAAGATGTAAGAGCAACTGATGAAATTAAAGGATATTCTCAACATCAAGCGGATGAAGGAACCGATGATTTTAATCGAACAATTAATCTGCAGCTAAGCGGAAATGAGCGAGAGATTTTGCAGAAGATTGAAATTGCTTTAGATAAAATTGATCAAGGAACTTATGGGACTTGCGATCTTACGGGCGAGGAAATCCCCTTAAAGAGATTAGAAGCAATTCCTTATGCAAACACAACTGTGAAAGCTCAAGAGATGCTTGAAAAAGGATTATTGTAA
- a CDS encoding DUF4277 domain-containing protein, whose translation MVEVSEGEIQTTVMDHHGLVAAICQDLKIAERIDNRLPSGPQRKVSPGIAAVAMIINGLGFTNRTLYLAHQFFASEPIERLLEVGLKAKDSTDHELGCALDNIAEYGASKLFSEVAFGIALDNHLLDGINHIETMIPKL comes from the coding sequence ATGGTAGAGGTTTCAGAAGGAGAAATTCAAACAACAGTAATGGATCATCATGGCTTAGTGGCTGCCATTTGTCAGGACTTAAAAATTGCTGAAAGGATTGACAATCGTCTGCCATCAGGCCCTCAAAGGAAAGTTAGTCCAGGAATAGCAGCGGTGGCTATGATCATCAATGGTCTGGGCTTTACGAATAGAACATTGTATTTAGCTCATCAGTTTTTTGCATCCGAGCCAATAGAAAGGCTCCTAGAAGTTGGTCTTAAGGCCAAAGATAGTACCGATCATGAGCTAGGCTGTGCTCTCGATAATATTGCAGAGTATGGTGCAAGCAAATTATTTTCTGAAGTAGCTTTTGGGATCGCTTTGGATAATCATTTATTGGATGGAATAAATCACATAGAGACGATGATCCCAAAATTATAG
- a CDS encoding nicotinamide-nucleotide amidohydrolase family protein, with the protein MSGLKIEIITIGKELLDGRIVNRNAAFISARLFKFGYTVERHTTFSDDLQILRKGLQEAYERSDLVIITGGLGPTLDDLTRIVVAEMFHCKLSVNALVITDLQKRFGKELDMLQNQATIPDKAQPLLNSVGIAPGLLFLTNDKMVVCFPGMPAEMQPMFVNTFLPVLQERHPPLHKHEVYLYACFFKESQIDPILRELQAQLPELEMGIYPSYSHVTIMLSSENKASLEYAEELLKVQLDSFLYTAATGKIEEAIHNWFIKEKKTLVLAESCTGGTMASLLTAIKGASEFFLGSFVTYSSALKQHILDVPKKILETKGTISAECVLAMLNGALEKSQADVGLAISGIAGPTSDSSHEKIGTMWAAMQEKGSSPYVFRLQITGDRQTIILKTAYSLFGILWRKLAKNIPPPQGTGH; encoded by the coding sequence ATGTCTGGATTGAAGATTGAAATTATTACTATTGGCAAAGAGCTTTTGGATGGCCGTATTGTAAATAGAAACGCAGCATTTATCAGCGCTCGTTTGTTTAAATTCGGTTATACAGTGGAGCGTCATACAACATTTTCAGATGATCTTCAAATACTAAGGAAAGGACTACAAGAAGCTTATGAGCGCTCAGATCTTGTAATCATTACAGGGGGATTAGGGCCCACTTTAGATGATTTAACTAGAATAGTCGTAGCTGAAATGTTTCATTGTAAGTTGTCTGTGAATGCTCTAGTAATAACTGATCTACAGAAGCGTTTTGGAAAAGAATTAGATATGCTACAAAACCAAGCTACAATTCCAGATAAAGCTCAACCTTTGCTCAATTCTGTAGGAATAGCTCCCGGATTACTTTTTCTTACAAATGATAAGATGGTGGTTTGCTTTCCCGGCATGCCTGCAGAAATGCAGCCTATGTTTGTGAATACATTTCTTCCTGTTCTTCAAGAAAGACACCCTCCTTTGCATAAACATGAGGTCTATTTGTATGCATGCTTCTTTAAAGAAAGTCAGATTGATCCCATTTTAAGGGAGTTACAAGCTCAATTACCGGAATTGGAAATGGGTATTTATCCTTCTTATTCTCATGTTACTATTATGTTGTCTAGTGAAAATAAAGCTTCATTGGAATATGCAGAAGAACTGCTCAAAGTCCAGCTAGATTCTTTTTTATATACAGCAGCAACAGGTAAAATTGAAGAGGCGATTCATAACTGGTTTATCAAAGAAAAAAAAACACTTGTTTTAGCAGAGTCCTGTACGGGAGGAACCATGGCTAGTTTGCTCACAGCTATTAAAGGGGCATCCGAATTTTTTTTAGGCTCTTTTGTAACCTACTCTTCTGCTCTTAAACAGCACATACTAGATGTACCTAAAAAAATCCTAGAAACAAAAGGCACCATTAGTGCCGAATGCGTTCTTGCCATGCTAAATGGCGCCTTAGAAAAAAGCCAAGCAGATGTAGGATTGGCTATTTCAGGCATAGCAGGCCCTACCAGTGACAGCTCTCATGAGAAGATAGGGACTATGTGGGCCGCTATGCAAGAAAAAGGGAGCAGTCCTTATGTTTTTAGATTGCAAATTACAGGAGATCGTCAAACAATTATTTTAAAAACAGCTTATTCCTTATTTGGTATTTTATGGCGTAAATTGGCTAAAAATATACCTCCACCTCAGGGTACAGGACATTAA
- a CDS encoding helix-turn-helix domain-containing protein: MTVFMLTPWEIQKHIAKQAQEKRLSLNFSQQTLSDRSGVSFGVLKKFEQTGKISLESLLKIALVLGTLEPILN; the protein is encoded by the coding sequence ATGACTGTATTTATGTTAACACCATGGGAAATTCAAAAACACATTGCAAAACAAGCACAAGAAAAGCGCTTATCTCTTAACTTTAGTCAGCAAACCTTATCAGACCGCTCTGGAGTCAGTTTTGGGGTGCTGAAAAAGTTTGAACAGACAGGAAAGATATCTCTTGAGTCCCTTCTTAAAATTGCACTTGTGTTAGGAACACTTGAACCTATCTTGAATTAA
- a CDS encoding IS630 family transposase, whose translation MKKLIPSQRADLEHKLKHPKDYSERNRLCVILGYDEGISTKNLAKTLRISPITVQKYLREYDSENKTGSSPRGGSKSKLSQDQKESLLKHLHEKTYLKVKGIIAYVHEQYGIKYSRSGMTDWLIQHGFVYKRPKKIPGKLDPEKQRIFIEQYRALKETLNPDEEIYFIDAVHPEHQSQAVCGWIKKGVQKTLQTSGKQLRLHFAGALCLTGMKIFTEEYKTVDADAMLDFFKKLEKQTEARIIHVILDNARSNKNKKLEEFLMSSRIKVHYLPPYSPNLNPIERLWKILKEKKVYNRYYETSVTFFQAIRGFFLEEIPKITDILKCRINDKFQVVDLNPIKLAV comes from the coding sequence ATGAAAAAACTGATCCCTAGCCAGAGAGCTGACTTAGAACACAAGTTAAAGCATCCAAAAGACTATTCTGAACGGAATAGGCTTTGTGTAATTTTGGGCTATGATGAGGGTATCTCAACAAAAAATCTTGCTAAAACACTCCGGATAAGCCCTATCACTGTTCAGAAATACCTCAGAGAATATGATTCCGAAAATAAAACTGGAAGTAGCCCTCGAGGCGGTAGCAAATCAAAACTTTCACAAGACCAAAAAGAGTCTCTACTAAAACACCTACATGAAAAGACCTATCTTAAAGTCAAAGGGATCATAGCTTATGTGCATGAGCAATATGGGATAAAATATTCCCGAAGTGGCATGACAGATTGGCTCATACAGCACGGATTTGTTTATAAACGTCCTAAAAAGATTCCTGGGAAATTAGATCCTGAAAAACAACGAATTTTCATAGAACAATATAGGGCTTTAAAGGAGACCTTAAACCCTGATGAAGAGATCTATTTCATAGATGCTGTGCATCCTGAACATCAGTCCCAAGCCGTATGTGGATGGATCAAAAAAGGCGTTCAAAAGACTTTGCAGACATCCGGGAAACAATTGCGATTGCATTTTGCTGGAGCTCTTTGCCTGACAGGAATGAAGATTTTTACAGAGGAATATAAGACAGTTGATGCCGATGCAATGCTCGATTTTTTCAAGAAGCTAGAAAAACAGACAGAGGCTCGAATTATTCATGTAATTTTGGATAATGCAAGATCAAACAAAAATAAGAAACTAGAAGAGTTTCTGATGTCTTCTAGGATTAAAGTGCACTATCTCCCTCCTTATTCGCCGAATTTGAATCCTATTGAACGCTTGTGGAAGATCTTAAAGGAAAAGAAGGTATACAATCGATATTACGAAACGTCGGTGACTTTTTTTCAGGCAATTAGAGGATTCTTCTTAGAAGAGATACCGAAAATAACAGATATTTTGAAATGTAGGATAAACGACAAGTTTCAAGTCGTTGACTTAAATCCCATTAAGCTAGCCGTTTGA